In Methanomicrobium antiquum, one DNA window encodes the following:
- a CDS encoding DEAD/DEAH box helicase, protein MKIIVHPQRGDYKLFFYDRHFVEAEGAVELSKTSKGFRPKNYRLRTPGKRQYSNTPTKDLISRLRNADVRLTGESKNFEAFLNDLQINFSYLRACRTCILENRITPLKNKNAVKYGKEYICLDCAEKELRREIGFLGKMGGISTAHLERLLSLYMDLDKVLSMVQPERVNLKDTVFDILESHKVPRTTYLKDLSLPQAFKDASGVERLMPVQELCVKAGLLEGKDQLVVAATASGKTFIGELAGVKNQSEGRGNMLFLVPLVALANQKYNRFSERYAFLDVALQTGVSRINLPETKVKAKRTLKANIIVGTYEGIDNILRRGRTIPNIGTVVIDEVQTLEDSERGHRLDGLISRLKYVAPNAQFLYLSATIGMPHLLAEKLGANLVTYNERPVPLERHLIFVDRKQKIDAIKSLVTREYRNKSSKGYKGQSIVFTFSRARCHEIADAIGGKAQAYHAGLSAKERRFVEEKFEKGEISAVVTTAALAAGVDFPASQVIFDALAMGIKWLTVQDFYQMMGRAGRPDYHDLGKVVILAEPGAGYSRESRLTEEEVAISLLKGEMEEVAPVYDDEESSEEFVSHAVVCKGDEAGLHQMCEKMVGEMSDVYPVLKKEGYISLSNGKVTLSPFAKVMAEHFIGIERLRRIRRLTKKVKNPVEIVAELDCEPIEESASSKR, encoded by the coding sequence ATGAAAATCATTGTCCATCCGCAACGCGGAGATTATAAACTCTTTTTTTATGATCGGCATTTTGTTGAAGCTGAAGGTGCTGTTGAACTATCCAAAACATCAAAAGGGTTCAGGCCGAAAAATTACCGACTGAGGACTCCCGGAAAACGTCAGTATTCAAATACACCGACAAAGGATTTGATATCAAGACTTAGAAACGCTGATGTCAGACTGACTGGTGAGAGCAAAAATTTTGAGGCGTTTTTAAACGATCTCCAGATAAATTTCAGTTATCTTCGTGCATGCCGCACCTGCATATTAGAGAACAGAATAACACCTCTAAAGAATAAAAACGCGGTAAAATATGGAAAAGAGTATATCTGTCTGGACTGTGCTGAAAAAGAGCTGAGGCGTGAGATTGGTTTTCTTGGAAAGATGGGTGGAATCTCTACTGCACATCTTGAAAGGCTTCTTAGTCTGTACATGGATCTTGACAAAGTGCTTTCAATGGTTCAGCCTGAAAGGGTGAATTTAAAGGATACTGTTTTTGATATTCTTGAGTCGCACAAGGTTCCAAGGACTACTTATTTAAAAGATCTGTCTCTTCCGCAGGCTTTTAAGGATGCATCCGGCGTTGAAAGACTGATGCCTGTTCAGGAGCTTTGTGTAAAAGCAGGCCTTTTGGAAGGAAAAGATCAGCTTGTTGTTGCCGCAACCGCGAGTGGAAAGACTTTCATTGGTGAGCTGGCAGGAGTTAAAAACCAGTCAGAAGGTCGTGGGAATATGCTTTTTTTAGTTCCTCTTGTAGCTCTTGCAAACCAGAAGTACAACCGTTTTTCAGAGAGGTATGCGTTTTTGGATGTGGCTTTGCAGACAGGTGTTTCAAGAATAAATTTGCCTGAAACAAAGGTTAAAGCAAAAAGGACTCTTAAGGCAAATATAATTGTAGGAACGTATGAAGGGATTGACAATATCTTAAGAAGAGGAAGAACAATTCCAAATATTGGAACTGTAGTTATTGATGAAGTTCAGACGCTTGAAGATTCTGAACGCGGCCACAGGCTTGACGGGCTTATTTCAAGGCTAAAATATGTAGCACCAAATGCGCAGTTTTTGTATCTTAGCGCTACAATTGGAATGCCGCACCTTCTGGCAGAGAAATTAGGAGCAAATCTGGTTACATACAATGAAAGACCTGTTCCACTTGAACGTCATTTGATTTTTGTTGATCGAAAACAAAAAATTGATGCAATTAAAAGTCTTGTTACAAGAGAATATCGCAATAAATCATCAAAAGGGTATAAGGGGCAGTCGATTGTTTTTACTTTTTCAAGAGCCAGATGCCATGAGATTGCGGATGCAATTGGAGGAAAAGCACAGGCTTATCATGCAGGTCTGAGTGCAAAAGAAAGGCGTTTCGTTGAGGAAAAGTTTGAAAAAGGAGAAATTTCAGCTGTGGTTACTACAGCTGCACTTGCGGCAGGCGTTGATTTTCCTGCATCCCAGGTCATATTTGATGCACTTGCAATGGGGATTAAATGGCTTACCGTTCAGGATTTTTACCAGATGATGGGTCGTGCCGGAAGGCCGGATTATCATGATCTTGGGAAAGTTGTAATTTTAGCCGAGCCTGGTGCAGGTTATTCACGTGAGAGCAGACTTACTGAGGAAGAGGTTGCAATAAGCCTTCTTAAAGGTGAAATGGAGGAGGTTGCGCCTGTATATGATGATGAGGAATCATCAGAAGAGTTTGTATCGCACGCAGTTGTATGTAAAGGTGATGAGGCAGGCCTTCATCAGATGTGTGAAAAGATGGTTGGAGAGATGTCTGATGTGTATCCGGTTCTGAAAAAAGAGGGATATATTTCTTTGAGCAACGGAAAAGTAACATTGTCTCCTTTTGCTAAAGTGATGGCAGAGCATTTCATTGGAATTGAAAGACTAAGAAGGATACGCCGTCTTACAAAAAAGGTTAAAAATCCTGTCGAGATTGTTGCAGAACTCGATTGTGAACCAAT